The following are encoded together in the Lathyrus oleraceus cultivar Zhongwan6 chromosome 3, CAAS_Psat_ZW6_1.0, whole genome shotgun sequence genome:
- the LOC127131235 gene encoding uncharacterized protein LOC127131235: MKTVTQFSKCYEMLVKEFIVNLYEECVDGKSKEFRKVYVRGKCVNFSPSVINKYLERPDEAQPEIEVTDNKICQVITANQVRKWPLKGKLVASKLSVKYAMLHKIGASNWVPTNHKSTVTVMLGKFIYVVGTKTKFDYGSYIFYQTLKHAGSFSVKGPIAFPSLICGIVLNQFPNILTENDSVKKRDSPMSFNHKLFLGTHVPDIVMASGEPSRVSNQPGKVVVIAMLKETCRELEARKLNLEKLISSLEMTEGDVLADGGEFGEAVAVAEEAERQGEEGEADASPDDGT, from the coding sequence ATGAAGACTGTGACTCAGTTTTCAAAGTGCTATGAGATGTTGGTAAAGGAATTTATTGTTAATTTGTATGAAGAATGTGTTGATGGCAAGTCTAAGGAATTCAGGAAAGTGTATGTGAGAGGCAAGTGTGTAAATTTCTCTCCTTCAGTGATCAACAAGTATTTGGAAAGGCCTGATGAAGCTCAACCTGAGATTGAGGTGACTGACAACaaaatctgtcaagtcatcactgctaatCAGGTAAGGAAGTGGCCTCTCAAAGGAAAATTGGTGGCAAGTAAACTGAGTGTCAAGTATGCAATGCTGCACAAGATTGGAGCTTCTAACTGGGTGCCCACCAATCATAAATCTACAGTTACTGTAATGCTTGGAAAGTTTATATATGTTGTTGGAACCAAAACCAAATTTGACTATGGCTCCTATATTTTTTATCAAACTTTGAAGCATGCAGgaagcttcagtgtgaagggtcctatagcctttccttctcTCATCTGTGGTATTGTTTTGAATCAGTTTCCAAACATCTTAACTGAGAATGATTCTGTGAAGAAAAGAGACAGCCCTATGTCTTTCAATCATAAGTTGTTCCTAGGTACccatgtccctgacattgtcatgGCATCAGGTGAGCCATCACGTGTAAGCAATCAGCCAGGTAAAGTTGTTGTCATTGCAATGCTCAAAGAAACCTGCAGGGAATtagaggcaaggaagctgaaCTTGGAAAAATTGATTAGCTCTTTGGAGATGACTGAAGGTGATGTGCTAGCCGATGGTGGAGAATTTGGTGAAGCTGTTGCTGTTGCAGAAGAAGCTGAAAGACAAGGTGAAGAGGGAGAAGCAGATGCCAGTCCTGATGATGGCACATAA